A single Tenacibaculum sp. Bg11-29 DNA region contains:
- the leuB gene encoding 3-isopropylmalate dehydrogenase, producing MKFNIAVIPGDGIGPEVTIQAQKVLEAVANVYDHTFIFKEALMGACAIDKTGNPLPDETITLCKKSDAILFGAIGDPKYDNDPTAKVRPEQGLLKLRKELGLFCNERPVKAYQQLIDNSPLKREIIEGTDITIYRELTGGIYFGIKELSDDKQIAFDGCSYSVEEIERIAHLAFKAAQNRRKKLTLVDKANVLETSRLWRKTVTALASNYPDVALNFIFVDNAAMQLILNPKQFDVILTENLFGDILSDEASVIGGSIGLLASSSIGKENALFEPIHGSFPQAKGKNIANPLASILSAAMLLKHLGLNEEALTIENAVEKSLELGITTEDISSDKNFGTSKVGDFIADYIYNQEDSNLNFQNIHAGQSTII from the coding sequence ATGAAATTTAATATAGCTGTAATCCCAGGAGACGGTATTGGACCAGAAGTAACGATACAAGCTCAAAAAGTTTTAGAAGCAGTAGCCAATGTATACGATCATACATTTATTTTTAAAGAAGCGTTAATGGGCGCTTGTGCTATTGATAAAACAGGTAATCCGTTACCAGATGAAACGATTACTTTGTGTAAAAAAAGTGACGCTATTTTGTTTGGAGCTATTGGAGACCCTAAATATGATAATGATCCAACGGCAAAAGTTCGTCCAGAACAAGGTTTATTAAAACTAAGAAAAGAGTTGGGCTTATTTTGTAACGAACGTCCTGTAAAAGCATATCAGCAATTGATAGATAACTCTCCATTAAAAAGAGAAATTATTGAAGGAACTGATATTACTATTTATAGAGAATTAACTGGCGGAATTTACTTTGGAATTAAAGAGCTTAGTGATGATAAACAAATAGCTTTCGATGGTTGCTCTTATTCTGTAGAAGAAATAGAACGTATAGCACACCTAGCTTTTAAAGCAGCACAAAACAGAAGGAAAAAACTAACATTAGTTGATAAAGCAAACGTTTTAGAAACTTCAAGACTATGGAGAAAAACAGTTACTGCTTTGGCTAGTAATTATCCAGATGTAGCGTTAAATTTTATATTTGTAGATAATGCAGCAATGCAGTTGATTTTAAACCCAAAACAGTTTGACGTAATTCTTACTGAAAATTTATTTGGAGATATATTATCTGATGAAGCTAGTGTTATTGGAGGATCTATAGGTTTATTAGCATCGTCATCTATTGGTAAAGAGAATGCGTTGTTTGAGCCAATTCATGGTTCTTTCCCACAAGCAAAAGGAAAAAATATTGCAAATCCGTTAGCATCTATTTTGTCGGCTGCAATGTTATTAAAGCACCTAGGTTTAAATGAAGAAGCTTTAACGATTGAGAATGCTGTTGAAAAATCATTAGAGTTAGGAATAACTACAGAAGATATTAGTTCAGATAAGAATTTTGGAACAAGTAAGGTTGGAGACTTTATTGCAGATTATATTTACAATCAAGAAGATAGTAATCTAAACTTTCAAAACATTCATGCAGGTCAGAGTACAATTATCTAG
- the leuD gene encoding 3-isopropylmalate dehydratase small subunit, with product MEKFVKLIDTAVPLTTENVDTDQIIPARFLKATDKKGFGDNVFRDWRFHKDGSINNEFILNNKNYNGSILIAGDNFGCGSSREHAAWALAGYGFKVVISSFFADIFKGNALNNGILPVQVSKEYLEKLLKKVIEKPQTVIIINLEEQVIKTDIGTSKFEINPYKKLCMINGYDDIDFLISKKDKIEAFEASL from the coding sequence ATGGAAAAATTTGTAAAATTAATTGATACAGCTGTTCCATTAACAACTGAAAATGTAGATACAGATCAGATTATTCCTGCTCGTTTTTTAAAAGCTACAGATAAAAAAGGGTTTGGAGACAATGTATTTAGAGATTGGCGTTTTCATAAGGATGGAAGCATAAATAACGAATTCATTTTAAATAATAAAAACTATAACGGAAGCATATTAATTGCGGGTGATAATTTTGGATGTGGATCGAGTAGAGAACATGCAGCATGGGCTTTAGCAGGTTATGGCTTTAAAGTAGTTATAAGTAGTTTTTTTGCAGATATTTTTAAAGGAAATGCATTAAATAATGGTATTTTACCAGTGCAAGTTTCTAAAGAGTATTTAGAAAAATTACTTAAAAAAGTAATTGAAAAACCACAAACAGTTATAATTATCAATTTAGAAGAGCAAGTAATTAAAACAGATATTGGTACTAGTAAATTTGAAATTAATCCATATAAAAAATTATGTATGATTAATGGATATGATGATATTGATTTTCTAATAAGTAAAAAAGATAAAATAGAAGCTTTTGAAGCATCATTATAA
- the leuC gene encoding 3-isopropylmalate dehydratase large subunit, with translation MGKTLFDKVWDAHVVDSIENGPQVLYIDKHLIHEVTSPQAFNELKERNIPVARPNKIVATADHNTPTENQHLPVKDELSRNQLEQLTKNCNENNITLYALGHENNGIVHVIAPELGITQPGMTMVCGDSHTSTHGAFGTIAFGIGTSQVAQVFASQCLLLQKPKSLRVSVNGKLKKGVSPKDVILYIIAQLGTNSGTGYFCEYAGNVFEEMSMEGRMTVCNMSIEMGARGGMIAPDQTTFDYVKGREFAPEESDFEKKVAYWKTLPSDIDAKFDKEYSFDAEEIEPMLTYGTNPGMGIKISETIPNETDASFEKSLAYMNFKKGESLINKKVNYVFIGSCTNSRIEDFREVANYVKGKQKAQNVNAWLVPGSQKVAQQIQKEGLQTIFEAAGFELRQPGCSACLAMNDDKIPEGEYCVSTSNRNFEGRQGQGARTILASPLMAAATAVEGKIIDITKHLN, from the coding sequence ATGGGAAAAACATTATTTGATAAAGTATGGGATGCCCATGTAGTAGATTCAATAGAAAATGGACCACAGGTTTTATATATAGACAAACATTTAATTCATGAAGTTACAAGTCCTCAAGCTTTTAATGAATTAAAGGAGCGTAACATACCAGTTGCACGTCCAAATAAAATTGTTGCAACGGCAGATCATAATACACCAACAGAAAACCAACATTTACCAGTTAAAGACGAATTGTCTAGAAATCAGTTAGAACAATTAACGAAAAATTGTAATGAAAATAATATAACTTTATATGCCTTAGGTCATGAAAATAATGGAATTGTACATGTTATAGCTCCAGAGTTAGGAATCACACAACCAGGAATGACGATGGTTTGTGGAGATAGTCATACCTCTACACATGGTGCTTTTGGTACAATTGCTTTTGGTATTGGTACAAGTCAAGTAGCTCAAGTATTTGCAAGTCAATGTTTATTATTACAAAAACCTAAGAGTTTACGAGTTTCTGTTAATGGGAAATTAAAAAAAGGGGTATCACCTAAAGATGTTATACTTTATATTATTGCTCAATTAGGAACCAATTCAGGTACAGGTTATTTTTGTGAATATGCAGGAAATGTATTTGAAGAAATGTCTATGGAAGGTCGTATGACCGTTTGTAACATGAGTATTGAAATGGGAGCAAGAGGAGGAATGATTGCTCCAGATCAAACTACTTTTGATTATGTAAAAGGTCGAGAATTTGCACCAGAAGAAAGTGACTTTGAAAAGAAAGTAGCTTATTGGAAAACATTACCATCAGATATTGATGCTAAGTTTGATAAAGAATATAGTTTCGATGCAGAAGAGATTGAACCAATGCTTACTTATGGTACAAATCCTGGTATGGGAATAAAAATTTCAGAAACCATACCAAATGAAACAGATGCATCTTTTGAGAAGTCATTGGCATATATGAACTTTAAAAAAGGTGAAAGCCTTATTAATAAAAAAGTTAACTATGTGTTTATAGGTAGTTGTACGAATTCTAGAATTGAGGATTTTAGAGAAGTCGCTAATTATGTAAAAGGAAAACAAAAAGCACAAAATGTAAATGCCTGGCTAGTTCCTGGTTCACAGAAAGTAGCGCAACAAATTCAAAAAGAAGGTTTACAAACTATTTTTGAAGCGGCAGGCTTTGAATTACGCCAACCAGGATGTTCAGCTTGTTTAGCAATGAATGATGATAAAATTCCTGAAGGAGAATATTGTGTTTCTACTTCTAATAGAAATTTTGAAGGAAGACAGGGGCAAGGAGCAAGAACAATTTTAGCAAGTCCTTTAATGGCTGCTGCAACTGCTGTAGAAGGAAAGATTATTGATATAACGAAACACTTAAATTAA
- a CDS encoding 2-isopropylmalate synthase: MQNDKVQIFDTTLRDGEQVPGCKLDTKQKLVIAERLDFLGVDVIEAGFPVSSPGDFASVSEIAKIVKNATVCGLTRAIENDIKVAAEALKYAKLPRIHTGIGTSDSHIKFKFNSTREKVIERAIGAVSYAKSFVEDVEFYAEDAGRTDNAFLAKICEEAIKAGATVLNIPDTTGYCLPEEYGAKMKYLRENVKGIENVILSCHCHNDLGMATANSIAGVMNGARQIECTINGIGERAGNTALEEVVMVLKQHPYLNLQTDINTQLLYDTSIMVRESMGMPVQPNKAIVGANAFAHSSGIHQDGVIKNRETYEIMDPADVGVTESAIILTARSGRAALAYRAKKIGYELTKLQLDSAYKTFLNFADKQKEVIDDDLHLIMQKVNKISKIVMA; encoded by the coding sequence ATGCAAAACGATAAAGTCCAAATTTTTGACACCACTTTACGAGACGGAGAGCAAGTCCCTGGATGTAAATTAGATACTAAACAGAAGTTAGTTATTGCTGAAAGACTTGATTTCTTAGGAGTTGATGTTATTGAAGCGGGTTTTCCTGTTTCTAGTCCTGGAGATTTTGCATCAGTAAGTGAAATAGCTAAGATTGTAAAAAATGCTACAGTTTGTGGGTTAACAAGAGCCATTGAAAATGATATTAAAGTTGCAGCAGAAGCTTTAAAATATGCTAAATTACCTAGAATTCACACAGGAATTGGAACTAGTGACTCTCATATAAAATTTAAATTTAACTCAACAAGAGAAAAAGTAATTGAACGTGCAATTGGTGCAGTCTCTTATGCAAAATCATTTGTAGAAGATGTAGAGTTTTATGCAGAGGATGCTGGTAGAACAGATAATGCTTTTTTAGCTAAAATATGTGAGGAAGCAATTAAAGCGGGTGCAACTGTTTTAAATATTCCTGATACTACAGGATATTGTTTGCCAGAAGAATATGGTGCTAAAATGAAATATTTACGAGAAAATGTAAAAGGTATTGAAAATGTAATTTTATCTTGTCATTGCCATAATGATTTAGGAATGGCTACAGCAAATTCTATAGCAGGAGTTATGAATGGAGCACGCCAAATAGAATGTACAATTAATGGTATAGGAGAACGTGCAGGAAATACTGCTTTAGAAGAAGTAGTTATGGTTTTAAAACAACATCCGTATTTGAATTTACAGACAGATATTAATACTCAGTTATTGTATGATACAAGTATAATGGTTCGTGAAAGTATGGGAATGCCAGTACAACCAAACAAAGCAATTGTAGGAGCAAACGCATTTGCACATAGTTCAGGAATTCATCAAGATGGTGTGATTAAAAATCGGGAAACTTATGAAATAATGGATCCTGCTGATGTAGGTGTTACAGAAAGTGCTATTATATTAACAGCAAGAAGTGGTAGAGCAGCATTAGCATATAGAGCTAAAAAAATAGGATACGAATTAACTAAATTACAATTAGATTCAGCTTATAAAACTTTTTTAAATTTTGCTGATAAACAAAAAGAAGTAATTGATGATGATCTTCATTTAATTATGCAAAAAGTAAATAAAATATCTAAAATAGTAATGGCATAA
- the metF gene encoding methylenetetrahydrofolate reductase [NAD(P)H] — protein MKVTEHIKKAKGKTLFSFEIIPPKKGNNIQDLYSNIDPLMEFNPPFIDVTTSREQHLYIDKGNGLLDRKITRMRPGTVGICAAIKHKYDVDTVPHVLCGGFTKEETEYLLVDCHYLGIENVMALRGDAMSHQRYFEASKDGHKYASELVDQIKSLNKGKYLHDVIEANHKADFCIGVAGYPEKHLESPSLQTDLKRLKEKIDAGADYVVTQMFFNNQKYFEFVDAARKIGITVPIIPGIKPISVKRHLQLLPQVFKIDLPEALIKSIDGCKNNKEVRQVGVEWCIQQSQELLAAGVPLLHYYSMGKSDNVKAIAKALF, from the coding sequence ATGAAGGTAACAGAACATATAAAAAAAGCAAAAGGGAAAACATTATTCTCATTTGAAATAATTCCGCCCAAAAAAGGAAATAACATTCAAGATTTGTATAGCAATATAGATCCGTTAATGGAATTTAATCCACCTTTTATAGATGTAACAACATCTAGAGAGCAACATTTATATATTGACAAAGGAAACGGGTTGTTAGATAGAAAAATAACCAGAATGCGACCAGGAACAGTTGGGATTTGTGCAGCAATAAAACACAAATATGATGTTGATACTGTACCACATGTTTTATGTGGGGGATTTACGAAAGAAGAAACAGAATATCTGTTGGTAGATTGTCATTATTTAGGTATTGAAAATGTAATGGCTTTACGTGGAGATGCAATGAGTCATCAACGATATTTTGAAGCAAGTAAAGATGGTCATAAATACGCATCTGAATTAGTAGATCAGATTAAAAGTTTAAATAAAGGAAAATATTTACATGATGTAATTGAAGCTAATCACAAAGCTGATTTTTGTATTGGTGTTGCTGGTTATCCAGAAAAACATTTAGAGTCACCATCTTTACAAACAGATTTAAAACGATTGAAAGAAAAAATAGATGCAGGTGCTGATTATGTGGTAACTCAAATGTTTTTTAATAACCAAAAATATTTTGAATTTGTAGATGCAGCAAGAAAAATAGGAATCACAGTACCTATTATTCCAGGAATTAAGCCAATCTCGGTTAAACGTCATTTACAATTATTACCACAAGTTTTTAAAATAGATTTACCAGAAGCATTAATAAAGTCAATAGATGGTTGTAAAAACAATAAAGAGGTAAGACAAGTTGGTGTAGAATGGTGTATACAACAATCTCAAGAATTGTTAGCAGCAGGAGTACCGCTATTACATTATTACTCTATGGGAAAAAGTGATAATGTTAAAGCGATTGCAAAAGCATTATTCTAA
- the metH gene encoding methionine synthase, with product MQIKQDKYLKLSGLEPLILSDFTNFINVGERTNVAGSRKFLRLIKEEKFDEALAIARHQVEGGAQIIDVNMDDGLIDGKEAMVRFLNLIAAEPDICRVPLMIDSSKWEIIEAGLQVVQGKSVVNSISLKEGEDKFIWEATQIKRYGAAVIVMAFDEVGQADNYQRRIEIAERSYRVLVDKVGFASEDIIFDLNIFPVATGMDEHKKNAIDFIEATRWVRQNLPNVSVSGGVSNVSFSFRGNNTVREAMHSVFLYYAIQAGMNMGIVNPAMLEIYDDIPKDLLEHIEDVVLNRRDDATERLLDFAETVKGVKKQDETKILEWRSLPLQERITHALVKGIDEFIIEDVEQARQESEKPIQVIEGHLMIGMNVVGDLFGAGKMFLPQVVKSARVMKKAVAYLNPFVEAEKGEKQQALGKILMATVKGDVHDIGKNIVSVVLGCNNYEIVDLGVMVPPEKIIEAAKKENVDIIGLSGLITPSLDEMVYLAKEMERQDFTVPLLIGGATTSKAHTAVKIDPQYKNAVVHVNDASRAVTVVSDLLNKETSNAYKVKLKKDYDEFREKFLKRGKAKAYVSIEEARKRKLKIDWETTPIVKPKELGVQTLEQISLKDLLPFIDWSPFFRSWDLHGKYPDILTDEIVGEQATQLFEDSKVILNEIITKQLLKPKAIFGLFEANTINDDDISIQKKGAEIAVFRTLRQQLKKREGKPSIALSDFIAPKESKKQDYMGAFCTAIYGADELAKTYKEKEDDYNAIMVQAIADRFAEAFAEYLHHRVRTQHWGYAADETLSNDELIKETYKGIRPAPGYPACPDHLEKETIWDLLKVEEKIGVTLTESLAMWPAAAVSGYYFGNEEAKYFGLGKITDDQVRDFANRKGIKLDKARKWLHPAIADN from the coding sequence ATGCAAATAAAACAAGATAAATATTTAAAATTATCAGGTTTAGAACCTTTGATTTTAAGTGATTTTACTAATTTTATTAATGTAGGTGAACGAACTAATGTGGCGGGTTCTAGAAAATTCTTACGATTAATAAAAGAAGAAAAATTTGATGAAGCATTAGCTATTGCTAGACATCAAGTAGAAGGAGGAGCGCAGATCATTGATGTAAATATGGATGATGGTTTAATTGACGGAAAAGAAGCAATGGTTCGTTTTTTAAATTTAATTGCTGCTGAACCAGATATTTGTAGAGTTCCGTTAATGATTGATAGTTCGAAGTGGGAAATTATTGAAGCAGGTTTACAAGTTGTACAAGGAAAATCTGTGGTGAATTCGATTTCTTTAAAAGAAGGAGAAGATAAATTTATATGGGAGGCAACTCAAATAAAAAGATACGGAGCGGCTGTTATTGTAATGGCATTCGATGAAGTTGGTCAGGCAGATAATTACCAAAGAAGAATAGAAATAGCCGAAAGGTCATACAGAGTATTAGTAGATAAAGTTGGTTTTGCATCCGAAGATATTATTTTCGACTTAAATATTTTTCCTGTAGCAACAGGAATGGATGAACACAAAAAAAATGCGATTGATTTTATTGAAGCAACCCGTTGGGTGAGACAAAATTTACCAAATGTAAGTGTAAGTGGAGGGGTAAGTAATGTGTCATTTTCATTTAGAGGAAATAACACAGTAAGAGAAGCAATGCATTCTGTTTTCTTGTACTATGCGATTCAGGCAGGTATGAATATGGGAATTGTAAATCCAGCAATGTTAGAAATTTACGATGATATTCCGAAAGATTTATTAGAACACATAGAAGATGTTGTTTTAAATAGAAGAGATGATGCGACAGAAAGGTTATTAGATTTTGCTGAAACGGTAAAAGGGGTTAAGAAGCAAGACGAAACTAAAATATTGGAATGGCGTAGTTTGCCTTTGCAAGAAAGAATAACCCATGCTTTGGTAAAAGGAATTGATGAATTTATTATTGAGGATGTAGAACAAGCAAGACAAGAATCTGAAAAACCAATACAAGTAATAGAGGGTCATTTAATGATTGGAATGAACGTTGTTGGAGATTTATTTGGTGCAGGAAAAATGTTTTTACCTCAAGTTGTAAAATCTGCTCGTGTAATGAAAAAAGCAGTAGCGTATTTAAATCCATTTGTTGAAGCAGAAAAAGGAGAGAAACAACAAGCTTTAGGTAAAATTTTAATGGCGACTGTAAAAGGGGATGTACATGACATTGGTAAAAATATTGTAAGTGTTGTACTGGGATGTAACAATTATGAAATTGTTGATTTAGGAGTTATGGTTCCTCCAGAAAAAATTATTGAGGCTGCTAAAAAAGAGAATGTAGATATTATTGGCTTGTCAGGATTAATAACACCTTCGTTAGATGAAATGGTGTATTTGGCAAAAGAGATGGAGCGTCAAGATTTTACAGTACCATTATTAATAGGTGGAGCAACAACCTCAAAAGCACATACGGCCGTAAAAATAGATCCTCAGTATAAAAATGCGGTAGTACATGTAAATGATGCTTCTAGAGCAGTAACTGTTGTGAGTGATTTATTAAATAAAGAAACGAGCAATGCATATAAAGTAAAGTTAAAAAAGGATTACGATGAGTTTCGTGAAAAATTTTTAAAGAGAGGAAAAGCAAAAGCATATGTTTCAATAGAAGAAGCTCGTAAAAGAAAGCTTAAAATAGATTGGGAAACAACACCTATTGTAAAACCAAAAGAGTTAGGAGTTCAGACTTTAGAACAAATAAGTTTAAAAGATTTATTACCATTTATTGATTGGAGTCCGTTTTTTAGAAGTTGGGATTTACATGGGAAATATCCTGATATTTTAACTGATGAAATTGTAGGGGAGCAAGCAACACAATTGTTTGAAGATTCTAAAGTAATTTTAAATGAAATAATTACCAAACAATTATTAAAACCAAAAGCAATATTTGGATTGTTTGAAGCAAATACAATTAACGATGATGATATTTCAATTCAGAAAAAAGGAGCAGAAATAGCTGTTTTTAGAACCTTACGTCAACAACTTAAAAAACGAGAAGGAAAACCAAGTATTGCTTTGTCAGATTTTATAGCACCAAAAGAATCTAAAAAACAAGATTATATGGGTGCATTTTGTACTGCTATTTATGGAGCAGATGAACTGGCGAAAACATATAAAGAAAAAGAAGATGATTATAATGCAATTATGGTACAAGCAATTGCAGATCGTTTTGCAGAAGCATTTGCAGAATATTTACACCATAGAGTAAGAACCCAACATTGGGGATATGCAGCTGATGAAACATTATCAAACGACGAATTAATAAAGGAAACTTATAAGGGAATTCGTCCTGCACCAGGTTATCCTGCCTGTCCAGATCATTTAGAAAAAGAAACGATTTGGGATTTATTAAAAGTTGAAGAAAAAATAGGAGTAACATTAACAGAAAGTTTAGCAATGTGGCCAGCTGCTGCGGTATCTGGATATTATTTTGGTAATGAAGAAGCTAAGTATTTTGGATTAGGGAAAATTACTGATGATCAAGTACGTGATTTTGCTAATAGAAAAGGAATTAAGCTAGATAAGGCTAGAAAATGGCTTCATCCTGCAATAGCTGATAATTAA
- a CDS encoding homocysteine S-methyltransferase family protein translates to MSNIYKEIQKRILVLDGAMGTMLQAYKFTEEDFRGERFKEYPTPLQGNNDLLSITQPKAIKEVHAKYFEAGADIVETNTFSGTTIAMADYQMENLVYELNYESARIAKEVADEFTAKEPHKPRFVAGSIGPTNRTASMSPDVNDPGYRAVTFDELRVAYKLQVEALIDGGSDLLLVETVFDTLNAKAALFAIEEVKDERKIDIPIMLSGTITDASGRTLSGQTAEAFLISVSHIPLLSVGFNCALGANLLQPHLEAIASKTEFAISAHPNAGLPNAFGEYDETAEEMADQIEDYLKKDLINIIGGCCGTTPEHISAIAELAAKYQPRKCK, encoded by the coding sequence ATGTCAAACATTTATAAAGAAATACAAAAACGAATTCTCGTACTCGATGGAGCCATGGGAACTATGTTACAAGCATATAAGTTTACTGAAGAAGATTTTCGAGGAGAACGATTTAAAGAATATCCAACACCACTACAAGGAAACAATGATTTATTGTCTATAACGCAACCTAAGGCAATTAAAGAAGTACATGCAAAATATTTTGAAGCAGGTGCAGATATTGTAGAAACTAATACTTTTTCAGGGACTACTATTGCAATGGCAGATTATCAAATGGAAAATTTGGTATATGAATTAAATTATGAATCTGCAAGAATAGCGAAAGAAGTAGCAGATGAATTTACAGCAAAAGAACCACATAAGCCAAGATTCGTAGCAGGTTCAATCGGACCAACAAACAGAACTGCAAGTATGTCTCCAGATGTAAATGACCCTGGTTATAGAGCGGTTACTTTTGATGAATTACGTGTAGCTTATAAGCTGCAAGTTGAAGCTTTGATAGATGGTGGTTCAGATCTTTTATTAGTAGAAACTGTTTTTGATACATTAAATGCCAAAGCTGCTTTATTTGCAATAGAAGAAGTTAAAGACGAACGTAAAATTGACATTCCAATAATGCTAAGCGGTACGATCACAGATGCAAGTGGTAGAACTTTATCAGGACAAACAGCAGAAGCATTTTTAATTTCTGTATCTCATATTCCGTTATTGTCTGTAGGATTTAATTGTGCATTAGGGGCTAATTTATTGCAACCACATTTAGAGGCAATTGCATCAAAAACAGAATTTGCTATTTCAGCACATCCGAACGCAGGATTACCTAATGCTTTTGGAGAATACGATGAAACTGCAGAGGAAATGGCAGATCAAATTGAAGATTATTTAAAGAAAGATTTAATAAATATTATTGGAGGTTGTTGCGGAACAACACCAGAACATATTTCTGCAATTGCTGAATTAGCAGCTAAATATCAACCAAGAAAATGCAAATAA
- the cysM gene encoding cysteine synthase CysM has product MKAKKITDFIGNTPLVEVSNILNKKGVRLFLKLEGNNPGGSVKDRAAYNMIFEALNRRNIKKGDHLVEATSGNTGIALAFISKVLGLHMTLVMPENATEERVKTMKAYGAEVLLTPKEEGIEGARDLAQKLRYKEGYFMLNQFENNDNWKAHYKTTGPEIWKDTEGEVTHFVSAMGTTGTIMGVSTYLKEQNPNIQIIGAQPTDGSSIPGIRKWSEEYLPKIFDRSKVDEIIEVSENQARNQARKLASQEGVFGGMSSGGAVHVALQVAEKIEEGIIVAIICDIGDRYLSSNLYNY; this is encoded by the coding sequence ATGAAGGCCAAAAAAATAACCGACTTTATTGGAAATACACCTTTAGTTGAGGTAAGTAACATCCTTAATAAAAAAGGGGTACGATTGTTTTTGAAATTGGAAGGAAACAATCCAGGAGGGAGCGTTAAAGATAGAGCTGCTTATAATATGATTTTTGAGGCTTTAAACCGAAGAAATATAAAAAAAGGAGATCATTTAGTAGAGGCAACTAGTGGAAATACAGGAATAGCTTTAGCTTTTATTTCTAAAGTATTAGGACTGCATATGACATTAGTAATGCCAGAGAATGCAACTGAAGAAAGAGTTAAAACGATGAAGGCTTACGGAGCCGAAGTTTTATTAACACCAAAAGAAGAAGGTATTGAAGGAGCTAGAGATTTAGCACAAAAGCTACGATACAAAGAGGGGTATTTTATGTTGAATCAATTTGAAAATAATGATAATTGGAAGGCACATTATAAAACTACAGGTCCAGAAATTTGGAAAGACACTGAAGGTGAGGTAACACATTTTGTATCGGCTATGGGAACTACAGGTACCATAATGGGGGTTTCTACCTATCTAAAAGAACAAAACCCAAATATTCAAATTATTGGAGCACAACCAACAGATGGTTCAAGTATACCAGGTATTAGAAAATGGTCGGAAGAGTATTTACCAAAGATTTTTGATAGATCAAAAGTTGATGAAATTATTGAGGTAAGCGAAAATCAGGCAAGAAATCAAGCACGTAAACTAGCTAGTCAAGAGGGTGTTTTTGGAGGGATGAGTAGTGGAGGTGCTGTACATGTGGCGCTTCAAGTTGCAGAAAAAATAGAAGAAGGTATTATTGTAGCTATTATTTGTGATATTGGCGATCGATATTTATCATCAAATTTATATAATTATTAA
- the epsC gene encoding serine O-acetyltransferase EpsC has product MSLKNYTLTLKDTVEEFTKKLFYALFDEQYYEENIKTIENLFFDITGKLDIKEASITWLLYKAKFKEIRKKLDLDAIAFEKTDPAAKSLREVYLAYPGFHAIAVYRLSHELIKLKVPVLPRMMSEYTHGVTGTDIHPGATIGNSFFIDHATGIVIGETTLIKENVKIYQGVTLGGIQVKKSLAETKRHPTIENNVTIYANATILGGEVIIGESSIIGANVCVTESVPPKSLVIYQSENKIVSIEKK; this is encoded by the coding sequence ATGTCATTGAAAAATTACACACTTACATTAAAAGATACTGTAGAAGAGTTTACAAAGAAATTATTTTACGCCCTTTTTGATGAGCAGTATTACGAAGAGAATATAAAAACGATAGAAAATTTATTTTTTGACATAACTGGTAAATTAGACATAAAGGAAGCAAGTATAACTTGGTTGCTTTATAAAGCTAAATTTAAAGAAATTCGTAAGAAATTAGATTTAGATGCTATTGCTTTTGAAAAAACCGACCCAGCAGCAAAAAGCTTAAGAGAGGTATATTTAGCATATCCTGGCTTTCATGCGATAGCAGTATATCGTTTAAGTCATGAATTAATAAAATTGAAAGTACCAGTTTTACCAAGAATGATGAGCGAATATACACATGGGGTAACAGGTACAGATATTCACCCAGGAGCAACTATAGGAAATTCTTTTTTTATAGATCATGCTACTGGAATTGTTATTGGTGAAACCACATTAATAAAGGAGAATGTAAAAATATATCAAGGAGTAACATTAGGAGGAATTCAAGTTAAAAAGAGTTTAGCAGAAACAAAAAGACACCCAACAATAGAAAACAACGTAACTATTTATGCAAATGCTACTATTTTAGGAGGCGAAGTTATTATTGGTGAAAGTAGTATTATAGGAGCTAATGTATGTGTTACTGAATCGGTACCACCAAAATCATTAGTAATTTATCAATCGGAAAATAAAATTGTTTCAATAGAAAAAAAGTAA